The genomic segment AGCGGGAACGGTAACGGTTCTGCTTGCCAAAACGGATGATTTCCCGGAAGTGCAAGCAATATAAATGCTTTCAAACTCCAGTATGGTGAACCCGGAGAATTGTAGCTTTCTGACATATGTAAATTAGTGTATCTGTAACCTATTGTAAGAACACCGCCGTTATCGGTTATCGGATGAGAAAACCATTCTTCAAAGTGTCTTACGATTATGCCCTTGATAATTCCGTGACTGAACACGGGTACATCGGCATATATACACGCACTCCAGAATGCCGCTTGTGCAAATCTGTATGTAAGTGAACGTCCGTATACCAATGCACGACCTTTGTCGTCAAACCAATAGATATATTGTTTTGCAAATTCTGCGGCACGTTCTTTGTATAATGCACTTCTTTCGGGGTCGCTTTTTTCGCATACTTTGGCGTATATTAAGCTGTAGAAATGCAAAGCGAATGGAATATAATAATCACGTTGTTCCGTAACGCCGTCTTTATACCAACCGTTGCCGAGATAATATGAATCAAGTCTTTCCAAACCAAAATCGATTAAATGTTGGTCGTAAGGCTGTGATAAACTCTTTAGAGCAAGGTTTACAAGTACGGGGAACAGACGCCAGTTGTTATCCGATACTTCGTATGAATTGCTTAAAAGCAAGAAGTCCGCAAGATTCTTTTTTGCACTATCGTCAAGCGGTTCCCATAGCTTGTCGGGAGCTAAAAGCAAGCCGTAAGCTATAGCGGCAATTTCAACGAACTTTTGGTCGTAATTTCTAAATCCGCCCCAGTATTCTTTTGAGTTTGGGTTTGTTCCGGCACTTAAACCTTTGGTGTATATTTCCGAAAAATCTTCAATATTTTCGCCGCCTGCCCATAAAGGAACAAGTCCCCATAAAACTCTTGAAAAGCCCTGCATAGGAATTGTACGATCTTCGAAAGCGGCTCCGGTATGTCCAAGATAAAGATTGGCACATTCTTCGGAATAATGCTCTTTTAAAGGAAGCACAAGCTTTTCAAGCAAATCTGTAAAATATTTTTTATTATAAACTGTACTCATTTTGTATTTCTATTAATTATTTGATATATTAAATTATAACGATTAAATGTACGATTGATTTATTTAATATATCTATTATACAGCTAATTATTCTAAATGTCAACAGTTATTTATAAAAATAAAGAAAAATGCTTGTTTCCCTTGATAAAACAAGCGTTTTTTGGTTTGTTAATTTAATATATTAAATTATACTTGCTAAAAAATAATAGTACAATTGCTATAAATGTTTAGCTCGGTGATATAGTACCGTTAGTTGCATTTGTCGAAATACTGTAATCAATCTTTTTGAATCATAGTTACTATAAATTCTTTAAATGTAAGCCGGTATATGAATTTGTATACGGCTTGCGGTGTGTTAAAGTATGAATAAATACTGCATAAAAATCTTGTTAGTATAAAGAAAATATTTATTAAATCGTAAATAGAGAGAGAAACAAATTGTTTGTTTTAATTGATATATTGTTTGACAAGTCACTCGAAAAGTGATATATTAAATATAAGAAAGAAAATGAATTAAGATATATTGTTCTTGGAGGAATAACGTTAATGTCAGATAAAAAACCATTGTACAAACAAATTATGGATAAATTAAAAGAGCGTATAAAGTCGGGAGATTTTGAATACGACGCACCGTTTGTCACAGAGGACAGAATTACTAAGGAATACGGTGTGAGTCGTATAACCGCAATCAGAGCACTTGAGGAGCTTGAACATGACGGATTGATTAACAGAAAACGAGGCAGCGGTAGTTTTGTTTCAAAAAATGCGATGAGTATTCTTGGCAAGAACAAGGAAGACAATGCCGCAGTTACGATACACAAAAAAAACAGAGATATATCTCTTGTGGCATTGGTTATGCCGTTTGATATAAAGCTTGGTAATATGTTCAAATGCTTTGACGGAATTAATAGTGTGCTCAATAAGGAAAATTGCTTTGTCAGTATATATAATGCAAACAGAAGTGTGGAAAACGAGGAGAAAATACTTCGTTCACTTTTGGAACAGGGGATAGACGGCGTTATATGTTATCCTGTACGTGGTGGCAGAAATTTTGAAGTGTATAATCAGTTTTTAGTTAAAAAAATTCCTCTTGTGCTTATTGATAATTATATAGAAAATATGCCTATGAGTTATATTGTGTCGGATAACAGCGGCGGCGGAAAAGCACTTTGCGAATATGCATTAGAGCATGGACATAAAAAGATTGGATTTTTTTGCAGAGGTCGTGTGAATGAAACTATATCAATAAGGGATAGATATATGGGATATGCGGCGGCACTTGAAGAAAAAGGTTTAGGAGTTAATCTTGATTATGTATATGCGAACATTGACGACAAGTACGAAATGCTGACTGAAGAAGAAAGACAACAATACGGCGACGTTGAAAATTATTTGAAAACGATTGTAAATCGTATGCATGAACAAGGAATTTCTTGTGTTTTGTGCCAAAACGATTGGGTGGCAATTCAAGTATATAATTGTTGTAAGGCACTTGATATATCGGTTCCAAATGAAATGTGCATAATGGGTTTTGATAATATAAGCGAGCTTGACGAAATGGATGGCGGAAACAAGATAATAACCGTGGAGCAAAACTTCTTTGAACTGGGTGTGAAAGCAGGTGAAACCGTTCTTAGAGAAATAAACGGCGAAATGCCCGGAATTAAATACATTGTGCCTGTTAAAATTGCTGTTCGCAATTGAATTTTAAAAATAGACCGTTTGAAACAATCTAACGGTTTATTTTTTTTGTTAAAATTAAATTTTAGATTATGTAAAAACAGAAAAATACTGAACTTTGATATATTGTGTAATATAATTATACATAACAAATAAAAAATTGATATATAATTGGAATGGACGGAGATAATTTGAAGTTAAAATATATCATAAAGAAGTCTATTCGTATACAAATGAGACAGTGCAGAGTAGTTCTATACTCGTGGTACAAATCTTTGTAAAACGCAATGGTGTTTATATTGGAGGGAAGCACTAACGGTATTCAAATAAAACATATTCGTGATAATCAATCTATTGCAACATCAAAGGTTGAACTTTATGACGGTAATAATAGTGCAACAGGTGCAACGAAATTTTACTTGGGTATTGATTTTGATATATAATAGCGATATAATATATAACAAATATATCAAACCCAAATTTATTATATGGTATAAGAAGGAATTTCAAATGAGCAAAAATGTACATATAATATCACACTCTCATTGGGACAGAGAGTGGTATCTTCCGTTTGAACAACACAGAATGCGACTTGTTGAATTGATAGATAAATGTATGGAGGTTTTTGAAAAGGACGATTCATTCAAAAGCTTTTTCCTTGACGGTCAGACTATTGTGCTTGACGATTATCTTGAAATAAGACTGGAAAATAAAGAAAAACTTATTAAGTATATCAAGGAGGGTAAATTTATAATCGGTCCTTGGTATATCTTGCAAGACGAATTTTATACGAGCGGTGAGGCGAATATCAGAAATTTGCTTGTAGGTATGAAAGAAGCTGAAAAGTACGGCGCTATGTGCAAAATGGGATATTTCCCGGACGCATTCGGTAATGCGGGACAAATGCCTCAAATTTTAAAACAAGCGGGAATGGATACAGTGACATTCGGACGTGGTGTACGCCCTGTCGGATTTGATAACGAAATTCAAGAAAACGGAAACTATGAATCTCCGTATTCGGAAATGATGTGGGAATCTCCTGACGGTACGAAGATTTTCGGTATTCTGTTTGCAAATTGGTATAATAACGGCAACGAAGTTCCGACAGACAAGAAAAGTGCAAAAGAATATTGGGACGACAGATTGAAAAAAGTTGCGACTTTTGCGTCAACTGATGAATATTTGTTGATGAACGGTTGTGACCATCAGCCAGTACAAGCGGATTTGGGGAAGGCAATAGAAGTTGCGTCGGAACTTTATCCCGACATTAATTTTAAACATTCAAATTTCCCTGATTATATTAAGGCAATTAAAGAGAAAGTGCCAAATGATTTGGCGGTTGTCAAAGGCGAACTTACAAGTCAGGACACAGACGGTTGGTCAACGCTTATTAATTGTGCGTCATCACACATTTACTTAAAGCAGATGAACAGAAAATGTGAATCGGCACTTGAAAACGGTGCAGAGCCTGTCAGAGTTTTATCATCTGTTTTGGGACAAAATTATCCGTCGGACGAACTTGAATATTCATGGAAGAAACTTATGCAAAATCACCCTCACGACAGTATCTGTTGTTGCAGTGTAGATGAGGTACAAGACGAAATGGCAACACGTTTTAATAAGAGTAAGCAAGTTGCGGACTATCTTGTATCAGAGGGAACAAGATATATTGCAGATAAGATTAATACAAAGGAATACGAAAAGTATAAAAATGCACTTCCGTTTGTTGTGTTTAACACGACAGGCAGAAAACGCACATCAGTTGTGTCGGTGGAAATTGACGTAACTCGTAAATCGGGCTGGCTTAAAAAATGTGCGTATGATTTAGACGAAATAAATGTGCCAAACTATAAGCTTATAGATTCAGCCGGAAATTCAATACCGTTTAAAATCGAAGATTTGGGAGTTAGATTCGGCTACGATTTGCCTAAGGATAAGTTCAGACAACCGTACATGGCAAGACGTGTTCGTGTAACATTTGAAGCTGAAAATATATCCGCTGTCGGATATAAAACATATGCTCTTGTTGAGGGGGACGCAGAAAAAGTAACAGATACACTTGTCAGCGGTGAAAATTGTATGGAAAACGATGCAATTCGTGTAGAAATAAACAAGAACGGTTCGCTTAATGTAACAGACAAAGCAAGCGGCAGAACATATAAAGGTGTCGCTTATTATGAAGAAACAGGTGACTTGGGCAATGAATATATGTATAAAATGCCTGAGGGAAGTAAGGCGATAACAACGCAAGATACGGTTGCGAAGATTGAACTTGCGGAAGATGAGCCGTACAGAGCAATGTATAAAATCACAAACACAATTACAGTTCCGAAGTCGGGCGATGATAATTTCGAGGACGAAAAACGTCATATGGTATTCTTTAAAGAAAGAGTTGGCGGAAGAAGTAATGATACCGTTGAAATGAAGATAGAAACATTTGTTTCACTTGACAAAAACGGTAAGGGTGTAAAAATCAAAACGAGATTTGATAATGAAGTAAAAGACCATAGAGTTCGAATTATGGTGCCGACAGGTATAAATTCAGATGTACATAAGGCTGATTCTGTGTTTGAGGTTGTTACAAGAAATAATCGTCATAATGCAGGTTGGAATAATCCGAGTGGGTGTGAACACGAGCAGGGATTTGTGAGCATTGATGACGGTGAAAAGGGTATAGCAGTCGCAAATATAGGCTTGTACGAATATGAAATGTTACCGGATTTAGATAATACAATCGCAGTTACAATTCTTCGTGCAGTCGGTGAAATGGGCGATTGGGGCGTGTTACCGACTCCTAAGGCTCAATGCTTGGGTATAAGCGAAACGGAAATTGAAATTGTACCGTTTAAGGGTGATTTGATTTCAAGCGGAGCTTATGAGGAGTGCTATCAGTTCAAAACAGATATTATAACCGCCGCTACAGATTGTCATAACGGAGCAATGCCGCTTGATTATTCTATGATTAATTGGCAAGGTGACGGCTTGACGCTTACGGGTATCAAGCAAAAAGGCAACGGCGAAGATATAATACTTCGTTGGGTAAATGTAAGCGATAAACCTACAACGTTGACAATTCAAAAGAGTGATGTTATCGATAATCTTTACATCAGTAATATTATAGAAAAGAAGATTAAGGAAATTGACAGTGATAACGGCTATTTCAATATTGAGGCAAAAACGTATGAGATAATGACCGTAGGAATTGCAAAATAATGTATTATATAGGAATAGACCTTGGCGGAACAAATATTGCGGCAGAGGAGAAAAAGGTTGTTATGGCTCAGCTTTTCAACGATGCGGGAATTATAGGTTCGGCAATGCTTGCGATATAAATTAAGTATGTCCGACTTGAAAAATCTTTTTGCAGCATATATAATATACTTATTGGAGTGATTTTTATGATAGTATTTTTTGATTTGGACGGCACACTTATATCCGATGACGAGGCATATATAATACCAGACAGTGCGGTGAATGCAATACATAAGGCACAGGAAAACGGACATTTGATGTATGTCGATACAGGCAGAACCGTTATGAATGTTGAGCAAAGAATAAGAGATATAGGCTTTGATGGATATGTCTGCGGTTGCGGAATGTATATAGAATGTGGCGGTAAAGTGATATATCAGCATACATTGCCGACGAAGCTTTGCAGAAATGTCGCAAATCTTGTGTATGAATGTAATATGACGCCGATGTATGAACATTCTAAGTCGTTTTATTGTGATAAACGTAGCAGAAATTTAGACGGTTTTGTAAAGCTGAAAAGACGTTTTGAAATGCAGGGTAAAGATTTGTCACCCGATGTAAGTGACAATGATTTTGCTTTTGATAAATTCTTGGCTTGGTATGATGAAAAAAGCGATATAGAACGATTTAAAAGAGAAATTGAAAAAGATTTTGATTTTATTGTGCGTGGTGACGGCTTTTGTGAAATGACCGTAAAAGGATTTTCAAAGGGAACGGGAATTGAAAAAGTCCTTGAATATCATAATATTCCGATTAACAGTGCATATGCAATAGGCGACAGTATGAATGATTTGCCTATGCTTAATGCGGTGCCTAACAGTATCGTTATGGGTAATGGCAGTGACGAACTTAAAAAGTCGGCATCTTTTGTGACAAAAGATTTGCTCGATAATGGCATAGAATACGCACTCAAGCATTTTGGAATGATATAGCGATTAAATTTTAGAAGAAATTATTTATACTTTATAATAAAACAGTGTCGTTAGGTTGGTTTGAAAACCAACTCTAATGGCACTGTTTTTTTGCGTCAATAGGGTTATGGATAATGTTATGGCAAGTCAAGCTTTTAACAGCATATTTTACGATTTATATGACTTTTGTACCGAAAAACATGGTTGGTTTTAATAAATTTAACCGCACAGCTTAAAGTTTACCGCATTTTAATAAAAAAATTCCCGTGGTAAGATTAATAACAAGATATAGTTATTATGAGTAAAAGTATATAAAAACGGAAAGAGGGGAAAAAAATGAAAAAAATTATTTCATTGATGTTAGCTGTGACGATGATATGTGCATCTATCGGTTTGACGGCATTTGCGGCTACTACAACTACAGTAGAAGCGGAAGCGGACGGAGTATCAGCGTATACACTGCCAAGTTCAGACAAAAGTAATAGTAAAATATTAAAAAATACTGTAAGCAGTAAAGAAAGTGTCACTTATTATATACAAGCAAACAATACACCAAGAGCGACAATGTTTAAGTTGGCACAAGTAAATACCGGCGACAAGATTAATGTCGATATTAATTTTACATATCTTGATACTGCAACAATGGAATTGGAATATTGTCTTTTTGTTTCTGATAGCGAAATAACACTTACATCACACTCGCAGGATTTGGTAAAAGAGGAACTTGAAAAGCATACAGATGAAAGTAATATAAAAAACTGGTCAACAAACAAATCAAATATGAAGTATTCCCTGCCTAACGGAATTACGGCATCAAAGGATGGATACGTATATTTATATATAGGCTGTGGAGATTTAAGTGAGGATAAAACTCAAGTCACTAAGAAAATACAGTGGTCTATTGACTCATTTGATGTGAATATAGACAGTGATGGAGGTGGCGAAACAGAGCCGGATACAACACCAACGCCAACCACAACAATCAATCCGGATGTGACACCAACGCCAACCCCAACGGCAAGCCCAACCCCAACGCCTACTCTTGAACCGGAGTTAACTTTGGATGAGGTGTACTCCTCAAACATGGTACTCCAGAGAAAAGAACCTATTACTATTACAGGTACAGGAAAATCGGGGAATACGGTTTCAGTAAATTTTAATGGGGCTGATGAGCAAACAACAATAGAACATGGTTTATGGGAGATAACCCTTCCTGCTATGGAAGCTGTAAAATCAGCAACTATGACAGTATCAAGCGGTGATAACATGATTACTCTCGATAATGTGGCTGTCGGTGATGTTATATTCTGTACGGGACAATCAAATATGTTTAATCGCCTTGAGACTTTTCCAACGTTGATGAACGAAGAATTAAGTGAAGCTTACGAAGACGTGAGATATATGAATTCATTTGACGAGATTTCAGAGTGGAAGGTTGCTACTATGGAAAATTCAAAGCAATTTTCTGCACTTGGATTCTTGATAGGTAAGAGGATGATAAAAAAAGATTCTGATGTTCCTATAGGTCTTATAAGTTCAAGTTTGGGTGGGTCGTCAATAATGCAGTGGATTCCGACATATTCAGTAAATTGGGATTCACAAGCAAAGAGAATGATGGCGGGAGCAAGCTCAAAAGGCGGACTATATACACAAAGACTTCTGCCGCTAAAGAATTTGAAAGCATCTGCTGTTGTATGGTATCAAGGAGAGGCAAATACTACCTTTGAAAGCGGCACAGTGTATGAGCAAGCATTGACTTCGCTTATTAACAACTGGAGAAAAACATTTAATGATGAGGACTTACCATTTGTAGTCGTTCAACTTCCTACTGCGAATTTTGCAAAAATTTATTCGACAATACGCATTGGCACCGGAGTAAGAGCGGGACAATGGAATGTATCACAAAGAATGGATAACGTAAAAACAGTTGTGAGCAATGATACAGGAACTACAAATAATGTTCACCCAAATGATAAAGGACCTATTGCTGACAGAGCAGTTGCTTATATAGAAGATTTTATTAACAATACACAATCAAATGTTGAAAGCCCATCTTTTGATTATATGGAACGCAGTGGCGATAAACTTATTCTTCATTTCAAGAATACATACGGCTCTCTTTCAACCGATGATGGAGGTGTGCCGTTGGGCTTTGAACTTAAAGATGATGACGGAATATACAAAGATGTTACACCGACAATTAACGGCGATACTATAGAAATAGATGTA from the Hominilimicola fabiformis genome contains:
- a CDS encoding DUF2264 domain-containing protein yields the protein MSTVYNKKYFTDLLEKLVLPLKEHYSEECANLYLGHTGAAFEDRTIPMQGFSRVLWGLVPLWAGGENIEDFSEIYTKGLSAGTNPNSKEYWGGFRNYDQKFVEIAAIAYGLLLAPDKLWEPLDDSAKKNLADFLLLSNSYEVSDNNWRLFPVLVNLALKSLSQPYDQHLIDFGLERLDSYYLGNGWYKDGVTEQRDYYIPFALHFYSLIYAKVCEKSDPERSALYKERAAEFAKQYIYWFDDKGRALVYGRSLTYRFAQAAFWSACIYADVPVFSHGIIKGIIVRHFEEWFSHPITDNGGVLTIGYRYTNLHMSESYNSPGSPYWSLKAFILLALPGNHPFWQAEPLPFPLFDQYQTVLQSEA
- a CDS encoding GntR family transcriptional regulator, with amino-acid sequence MSDKKPLYKQIMDKLKERIKSGDFEYDAPFVTEDRITKEYGVSRITAIRALEELEHDGLINRKRGSGSFVSKNAMSILGKNKEDNAAVTIHKKNRDISLVALVMPFDIKLGNMFKCFDGINSVLNKENCFVSIYNANRSVENEEKILRSLLEQGIDGVICYPVRGGRNFEVYNQFLVKKIPLVLIDNYIENMPMSYIVSDNSGGGKALCEYALEHGHKKIGFFCRGRVNETISIRDRYMGYAAALEEKGLGVNLDYVYANIDDKYEMLTEEERQQYGDVENYLKTIVNRMHEQGISCVLCQNDWVAIQVYNCCKALDISVPNEMCIMGFDNISELDEMDGGNKIITVEQNFFELGVKAGETVLREINGEMPGIKYIVPVKIAVRN
- a CDS encoding alpha-mannosidase, which produces MSKNVHIISHSHWDREWYLPFEQHRMRLVELIDKCMEVFEKDDSFKSFFLDGQTIVLDDYLEIRLENKEKLIKYIKEGKFIIGPWYILQDEFYTSGEANIRNLLVGMKEAEKYGAMCKMGYFPDAFGNAGQMPQILKQAGMDTVTFGRGVRPVGFDNEIQENGNYESPYSEMMWESPDGTKIFGILFANWYNNGNEVPTDKKSAKEYWDDRLKKVATFASTDEYLLMNGCDHQPVQADLGKAIEVASELYPDINFKHSNFPDYIKAIKEKVPNDLAVVKGELTSQDTDGWSTLINCASSHIYLKQMNRKCESALENGAEPVRVLSSVLGQNYPSDELEYSWKKLMQNHPHDSICCCSVDEVQDEMATRFNKSKQVADYLVSEGTRYIADKINTKEYEKYKNALPFVVFNTTGRKRTSVVSVEIDVTRKSGWLKKCAYDLDEINVPNYKLIDSAGNSIPFKIEDLGVRFGYDLPKDKFRQPYMARRVRVTFEAENISAVGYKTYALVEGDAEKVTDTLVSGENCMENDAIRVEINKNGSLNVTDKASGRTYKGVAYYEETGDLGNEYMYKMPEGSKAITTQDTVAKIELAEDEPYRAMYKITNTITVPKSGDDNFEDEKRHMVFFKERVGGRSNDTVEMKIETFVSLDKNGKGVKIKTRFDNEVKDHRVRIMVPTGINSDVHKADSVFEVVTRNNRHNAGWNNPSGCEHEQGFVSIDDGEKGIAVANIGLYEYEMLPDLDNTIAVTILRAVGEMGDWGVLPTPKAQCLGISETEIEIVPFKGDLISSGAYEECYQFKTDIITAATDCHNGAMPLDYSMINWQGDGLTLTGIKQKGNGEDIILRWVNVSDKPTTLTIQKSDVIDNLYISNIIEKKIKEIDSDNGYFNIEAKTYEIMTVGIAK
- a CDS encoding Cof-type HAD-IIB family hydrolase — protein: MIVFFDLDGTLISDDEAYIIPDSAVNAIHKAQENGHLMYVDTGRTVMNVEQRIRDIGFDGYVCGCGMYIECGGKVIYQHTLPTKLCRNVANLVYECNMTPMYEHSKSFYCDKRSRNLDGFVKLKRRFEMQGKDLSPDVSDNDFAFDKFLAWYDEKSDIERFKREIEKDFDFIVRGDGFCEMTVKGFSKGTGIEKVLEYHNIPINSAYAIGDSMNDLPMLNAVPNSIVMGNGSDELKKSASFVTKDLLDNGIEYALKHFGMI